A window of the Acidimicrobiales bacterium genome harbors these coding sequences:
- a CDS encoding ferric reductase-like transmembrane domain-containing protein — protein sequence MPQESVKLRNERRRRFVAPASAARAVRSHPQLTAGGASIVLAVGLWLLTDLSSELWRDKSYGRKADSLVWRSSVASGTTGLLFLALTLVIGPLRRLAGRRRQLHVRWRRATGVWASLWAGVHVGFAITIHNPGWKLWQQFSYVRSSGLLLVMSLASWAGLAALLLLVPVAATSNTTSMRRLGARRWKRTQRLSYGAGLLVVVHVVGFQFQEQRALVHVVATTSVLGAVVITRLVDVANAALARTGRVAAVGRNN from the coding sequence GTGCCGCAAGAGTCAGTGAAATTGCGCAACGAGAGGCGGCGACGGTTCGTTGCGCCGGCGTCAGCGGCGCGAGCGGTCAGGTCCCATCCGCAGCTGACTGCGGGAGGCGCATCGATCGTGCTGGCCGTCGGTCTTTGGCTGCTGACTGATCTGTCGAGCGAGCTGTGGCGAGACAAATCCTATGGTCGAAAGGCCGATTCACTGGTCTGGCGATCGAGTGTCGCAAGCGGGACAACTGGACTGCTGTTTCTTGCCCTCACCCTGGTGATCGGACCACTTCGGCGGTTGGCCGGACGCCGGCGGCAGCTTCACGTTCGTTGGCGGCGGGCGACCGGTGTTTGGGCCTCTCTGTGGGCCGGCGTCCACGTGGGTTTCGCCATCACGATACACAACCCGGGATGGAAGCTCTGGCAACAGTTCAGCTACGTCCGGTCCTCCGGCTTGTTATTGGTCATGTCGTTGGCGTCGTGGGCTGGCCTTGCGGCTCTACTCCTGCTGGTTCCGGTCGCGGCGACCTCGAACACCACATCGATGCGACGGCTGGGTGCTCGCCGTTGGAAGCGCACCCAGCGGCTGAGCTATGGGGCCGGCCTACTTGTTGTCGTCCACGTCGTCGGATTCCAGTTCCAGGAACAACGCGCGCTCGTGCACGTCGTAGCGACGACTTCGGTACTCGGCGCCGTCGTCATCACTCGGCTGGTTGATGTTGCCAACGCGGCCCTCGCTCGAACTGGACGAGTCGCCGCCGTCGGTCGCAACAACTGA
- a CDS encoding DUF305 domain-containing protein: MHKSIPVSAAIAAAGLILAACGSSDSAADSPTTTAAAQAATDASFNDADVAFAQEMIPHHSQAVEMATLALDRSENPQILDLASRIQQGQDPEIEQMQGWLATWDMPEMDDEMDGMAMNGMMSDDDMSALTDASGPDFDALFVSLMIQHHDGAITMAKSLIDEGSDPQVRALAEGVIAAQEAEIAEMEALELSN; this comes from the coding sequence GTGCACAAATCCATTCCCGTTTCCGCCGCGATTGCCGCAGCTGGTCTCATCCTCGCCGCCTGCGGCTCCAGTGACAGCGCAGCGGACTCGCCAACCACGACCGCAGCAGCGCAGGCCGCCACTGACGCTTCCTTCAATGATGCTGATGTCGCATTCGCTCAGGAAATGATTCCTCACCACTCCCAAGCAGTCGAAATGGCCACACTGGCGCTCGACCGGAGCGAGAACCCGCAGATCCTCGACCTCGCCAGCCGCATCCAACAGGGGCAAGATCCCGAGATCGAACAAATGCAAGGATGGCTCGCGACATGGGACATGCCCGAGATGGACGACGAGATGGACGGCATGGCAATGAACGGCATGATGTCCGATGACGACATGTCCGCCCTGACCGACGCGAGCGGCCCCGACTTCGACGCCCTGTTCGTCTCATTGATGATCCAACATCACGACGGAGCCATCACGATGGCAAAGTCACTGATCGACGAGGGTTCGGATCCCCAGGTCCGCGCTCTCGCCGAGGGCGTGATCGCAGCCCAGGAGGCCGAGATCGCCGAGATGGAAGCCCTCGAACTCAGCAACTGA
- a CDS encoding metalloregulator ArsR/SmtB family transcription factor, whose protein sequence is MNEVIDRSDVIHLAAKLFCGFGDRTRLAILVLLASGERRVSDVVESLDGSQGNISGHLRCLKDCGLVADRRSGREVYYRIAHDEVLDLLRSAEQLLAVTGHHIDLCPNYRPASS, encoded by the coding sequence GTGAACGAGGTGATCGATCGAAGCGACGTCATCCACCTGGCAGCAAAGCTGTTCTGTGGCTTTGGTGATCGAACACGATTGGCCATCTTGGTCCTACTCGCCAGTGGTGAGCGACGAGTGAGCGACGTCGTGGAGTCACTCGACGGCTCTCAGGGCAACATCTCGGGCCATCTGCGATGTCTCAAGGACTGCGGGCTCGTTGCCGACCGCCGATCCGGCCGCGAGGTCTACTACCGCATCGCCCACGACGAGGTCCTCGACCTGCTGCGCTCCGCCGAACAACTACTCGCTGTCACCGGCCACCACATCGACCTGTGCCCGAACTACCGACCGGCCAGCTCGTGA
- a CDS encoding cation transporter: protein MTITRFHVAAMDCAAEEQLVRMALSDVDGLRRIEFNLEQRDVIIEHDTNTNTIAAALERLDLGVSYVDDTSEIGPTTDTRREHNALLVALVINAGFFVGELTIGLISRSMGLIADALDMGADASVYALSLAAVGTAATRKKQLARISGYLQLGLATIGLIEVVRRSLTDSELPNPTSMVVMSILALAGNIVTLIVLQHVRSGEAHLQASWIFTANDIKVNALVIAAAIGVIATDSQVPDLLAGGIIFAVVANGARRILNISR from the coding sequence GTGACGATCACCCGATTCCACGTCGCAGCGATGGACTGCGCGGCAGAAGAACAACTTGTCCGAATGGCACTCTCCGACGTCGACGGTCTCCGCCGAATCGAGTTCAACCTCGAACAACGTGATGTGATCATCGAGCACGACACCAACACCAACACCATTGCCGCCGCGCTCGAACGACTCGACCTCGGCGTCAGCTACGTCGACGACACCAGTGAGATTGGACCAACCACAGACACCCGACGCGAGCACAACGCACTCCTTGTCGCTCTCGTGATCAATGCCGGTTTCTTCGTTGGCGAGCTCACCATCGGGCTCATCAGTCGGTCGATGGGACTGATCGCCGATGCTCTCGACATGGGTGCTGACGCAAGCGTGTACGCGCTCAGCCTCGCCGCAGTCGGGACCGCAGCGACGCGGAAGAAGCAACTGGCACGAATCAGCGGATACCTCCAGCTCGGGCTCGCAACGATCGGACTGATCGAAGTCGTCCGGCGCTCCCTCACCGACAGCGAGCTCCCCAATCCAACCTCGATGGTCGTGATGTCGATCCTCGCGCTCGCAGGCAACATCGTCACGCTCATCGTCCTCCAGCACGTACGTTCCGGGGAGGCACACCTTCAAGCAAGCTGGATCTTCACCGCCAACGACATCAAGGTAAACGCCCTCGTCATCGCCGCCGCGATCGGTGTGATCGCCACCGACTCTCAGGTCCCCGACCTCCTCGCCGGTGGCATCATCTTTGCCGTTGTCGCAAACGGTGCTCGGCGCATCCTGAACATCAGTCGCTGA
- a CDS encoding type II CAAX endopeptidase family protein, producing MIAVLLASLASGIAVTAGAGSDGIAALLMGQLGLWIGFVGAALVAGRFFGFGDIGAGFELGLAAGDVAKSVLIGVAVQLLVVPGIYFPLLAAGVDLDVSGPAVSLFGQVSGPEKAAIALGVVAIAPIAEELLFRGVLLRGLARRLGDGGAVFVSALLFAGTHFQLVQFPGLLAVGLTLAWLARRTGGLASPIWAHIAFNATTVALLW from the coding sequence TTGATTGCCGTCTTGCTCGCGAGTCTTGCGTCGGGGATCGCTGTCACTGCGGGTGCAGGGAGTGATGGAATCGCAGCGCTGTTGATGGGTCAGCTTGGACTCTGGATCGGTTTCGTCGGTGCGGCGCTCGTCGCCGGTCGATTCTTCGGGTTTGGCGACATTGGTGCTGGCTTCGAGCTGGGCCTCGCGGCGGGGGACGTCGCAAAATCTGTTCTGATCGGCGTCGCCGTCCAGCTACTCGTCGTGCCGGGAATCTACTTCCCTCTGTTGGCCGCAGGCGTTGACCTCGACGTGTCGGGGCCGGCAGTCTCGCTCTTCGGTCAGGTCTCTGGTCCCGAAAAAGCCGCGATTGCTCTCGGCGTGGTGGCTATCGCTCCGATCGCCGAAGAGCTGCTGTTCCGTGGTGTTCTCCTACGAGGACTGGCAAGGCGTCTGGGCGACGGTGGCGCCGTCTTCGTGAGTGCGCTGCTGTTCGCCGGTACCCACTTTCAGTTGGTGCAGTTCCCGGGCCTGTTGGCCGTCGGTTTGACGTTGGCGTGGCTGGCCCGTCGTACCGGGGGACTCGCGTCACCGATCTGGGCGCACATCGCCTTCAATGCCACGACTGTGGCATTGCTCTGGTGA
- a CDS encoding M56 family metallopeptidase, protein MSLVATLVMLLPALVGISLGVIAGHAPLTMRPAFALRALTAVAAVAAFSALSAVGMLSAGLLARTAFIEQLVAWCPAIPLHDQISYAIGLPAVAALGAIAYRVYRVFSLRRWAVAGTKGRRLLVLETPEPIAYAAPGRPGCVVVSKGILQLLRPEERRVLFAHERAHLDQHHDRHLAVAAIAVAAVPLLAPLATQIRLATERCADEAAVKAVGGDRELVATAIARAAVSLSEYSDSQDDVDQLASTAHFKGGASVQRVAALIGAPASPASLLFGAAVAVAILGIVSTAASVQVLHLAEFVGHICNF, encoded by the coding sequence ATGAGTCTTGTCGCAACCCTCGTCATGCTGCTGCCCGCGCTCGTCGGTATCTCCCTCGGTGTCATCGCTGGGCACGCACCCTTGACGATGCGACCAGCCTTCGCTCTGCGCGCCCTCACGGCTGTTGCTGCCGTTGCCGCCTTCAGCGCATTGAGTGCCGTCGGGATGCTGTCGGCCGGTCTGCTCGCTCGCACGGCCTTCATCGAACAGCTCGTGGCCTGGTGCCCAGCAATCCCACTTCATGACCAGATCAGCTACGCCATCGGCCTTCCCGCCGTTGCTGCACTCGGTGCTATCGCGTATCGCGTGTACCGGGTGTTCAGCCTCCGCCGCTGGGCGGTGGCTGGCACAAAGGGGCGCCGCTTGCTGGTGCTCGAGACGCCCGAACCCATCGCGTATGCAGCACCTGGGCGCCCGGGCTGTGTGGTGGTCTCAAAAGGCATTCTCCAACTGCTGAGGCCGGAAGAGCGTCGGGTGCTCTTCGCTCATGAGCGGGCCCACCTCGACCAGCACCACGACCGGCACCTTGCCGTCGCAGCGATTGCTGTCGCCGCGGTTCCTCTGCTCGCTCCGTTGGCGACCCAGATCCGTCTCGCAACCGAACGCTGCGCCGACGAGGCTGCCGTCAAGGCGGTCGGCGGCGACCGGGAACTCGTTGCAACTGCCATCGCCCGAGCGGCAGTCTCGCTGTCGGAATACTCCGACAGCCAGGATGATGTCGACCAGTTGGCCTCGACTGCTCACTTCAAGGGGGGAGCATCCGTCCAGCGGGTTGCAGCTCTCATCGGAGCACCTGCCTCGCCAGCGTCTCTCCTCTTCGGAGCTGCGGTTGCGGTGGCCATTCTCGGCATCGTCAGTACCGCTGCCTCAGTGCAGGTACTTCATCTCGCAGAGTTCGTCGGCCACATCTGCAACTTCTGA
- a CDS encoding BlaI/MecI/CopY family transcriptional regulator has protein sequence MSRRPMGSLEAAILEVLWDSPDALKPGDVLDRLEIEPVVSYSTVLTILRRLWKKNLVTRSKDGKAYRYRPTRSREQQVAQAMSDAFSGATDPAAALGHFVEQLSAEQTSALQRLLGRRR, from the coding sequence ATGAGTCGTCGGCCGATGGGCAGCCTGGAAGCCGCTATCCTCGAGGTGCTCTGGGACAGCCCCGATGCACTCAAGCCCGGTGACGTCCTCGATCGACTCGAGATCGAGCCGGTGGTTTCCTACTCGACGGTACTCACGATCCTTCGTCGGTTGTGGAAGAAGAACCTGGTGACTCGCTCGAAGGATGGCAAGGCCTACCGGTATCGGCCCACTCGATCCCGCGAGCAACAAGTAGCTCAAGCCATGTCCGACGCATTTTCCGGTGCCACGGATCCCGCTGCCGCCCTTGGGCACTTCGTCGAACAGCTCTCCGCCGAGCAAACCTCTGCGTTGCAACGGCTCCTTGGTCGTCGTCGATGA
- a CDS encoding heavy metal translocating P-type ATPase has translation MSNTLQLDLDVVLPGAHGADDRCVADLVAALGGMDGIESVHVIRSDDAATPDHGPHAQVCLHLASGAVSIKRLTDRVRATGASIEDRYGHLIVKTDGVGNTSRAAAMTERLRSIPGVVDGAVTVEGLVRVEYDKDATDETTLRATLNSMLGLDIATPRPLPGGDHDHEPGDGHGHDHGHGSSRIELGAALVSLGIYLVARGLDWFTDIDSPVTGLYIAAAVLTGVFVARDAWMSVRARVFDIDQLMLIAAIGAAFIGHWSDAALLLVLFSLGHALEGYAMNRARNAIEALGELAPATARRKEDPTVEVPVGDLVVGDVVAVRPNERLPADGVVVAGETAIDESAVTGESVPVDKSAIGDPSAALQGIDAIDSRHRVFAGTLNGPNAIDVMVLRVAADSTLARVVQLVAEAETQISPTQRLTKRIVRIFVPSVLALVAFLLVVPPLAGEAFTDSFARAMAVLVAASPCALAIATPSAVLAAIARAARSGILVKGGGPLEALGSVSTIAFDKTGTLTEGKPVLTDIVPAVGVDEADLLRVTFAVEQSSDHPIARAITVGVAERIGDSVRIEATGVTAVNGKGVTGEVNGTTVMIGNAALFELTEIPAAVQNTSDVLQGRGRTTMIVSHGEKFLGVLGVMDTPRSDAKSAIEVLRSLGIDTVVMLSGDNQRVASAVAGEVGITDARGGLLPADKVDAVQDLANHGGVAMIGDGVNDAPALAAASVGIAMGAAGSDVALETADIALMADRLEHLPVAVGLARRASRTIKQNLFFSLAVVAVLIPMTILGVGISVAVIAHEGSTLVVVANALLLLNYRSDS, from the coding sequence GTGAGCAACACCTTGCAACTCGACCTCGATGTCGTACTACCCGGGGCTCACGGCGCCGATGATCGCTGCGTCGCCGACCTCGTCGCCGCACTCGGCGGTATGGACGGGATTGAATCTGTTCATGTGATCCGCAGCGATGACGCCGCCACCCCCGATCACGGCCCGCATGCCCAGGTGTGCCTGCATCTGGCGTCGGGTGCCGTGTCGATCAAGCGGCTCACCGATCGGGTCAGGGCCACCGGCGCCTCGATCGAAGACCGGTACGGTCACCTCATCGTTAAGACCGACGGCGTCGGCAACACCAGCCGGGCGGCGGCGATGACCGAACGTTTGCGCTCGATCCCCGGTGTGGTCGATGGAGCGGTCACCGTCGAAGGGCTCGTTCGAGTCGAATACGACAAGGACGCAACCGACGAGACGACTCTGCGAGCCACCTTGAACTCAATGCTCGGTCTCGACATCGCGACCCCTCGCCCTCTGCCAGGCGGTGACCACGACCACGAGCCCGGCGATGGCCATGGACATGACCACGGGCATGGTTCGAGCCGGATCGAACTCGGCGCTGCGTTGGTGTCGCTCGGCATCTATCTCGTGGCACGGGGCCTCGATTGGTTCACCGACATCGACTCGCCGGTCACCGGCCTCTACATCGCAGCAGCCGTCCTGACTGGTGTCTTCGTCGCTCGCGATGCCTGGATGTCGGTGCGCGCAAGGGTGTTCGACATCGACCAACTGATGCTGATCGCCGCGATCGGGGCCGCGTTCATCGGCCACTGGTCCGACGCAGCACTGCTGCTGGTGTTGTTCTCACTCGGCCACGCCCTTGAGGGGTACGCAATGAATCGGGCTCGCAACGCGATCGAGGCGCTCGGTGAGTTGGCTCCCGCAACGGCGCGCCGCAAGGAAGACCCCACCGTCGAGGTTCCGGTCGGTGACCTCGTGGTCGGCGACGTGGTTGCGGTACGTCCGAACGAACGGCTGCCCGCAGACGGTGTCGTCGTGGCCGGCGAGACCGCGATCGATGAGTCCGCAGTGACCGGCGAGAGCGTTCCTGTTGACAAATCAGCGATCGGGGACCCATCGGCAGCGCTGCAAGGGATCGACGCCATCGACTCGCGACACCGGGTGTTCGCAGGCACGTTGAACGGCCCCAATGCGATCGACGTGATGGTGCTCCGGGTCGCAGCCGACTCCACCCTGGCTCGTGTCGTCCAGCTCGTCGCCGAGGCGGAAACCCAGATCTCCCCGACTCAGCGGCTCACCAAGCGGATCGTCAGGATTTTCGTACCGTCGGTGCTCGCACTCGTCGCCTTCCTGCTCGTCGTGCCGCCGCTTGCGGGTGAGGCGTTCACCGATTCGTTCGCCCGTGCGATGGCTGTCCTGGTCGCAGCCAGCCCCTGCGCCCTGGCCATCGCGACCCCCAGCGCGGTCCTCGCGGCGATCGCCCGGGCTGCCCGATCCGGGATCCTAGTGAAGGGTGGCGGCCCGCTCGAAGCACTCGGCAGCGTGTCGACGATCGCTTTCGACAAGACCGGTACCCTCACCGAGGGCAAGCCCGTCCTCACCGACATCGTGCCTGCAGTTGGCGTCGACGAGGCGGACCTACTTCGGGTCACGTTCGCTGTCGAACAATCGAGTGACCATCCGATCGCTCGAGCCATCACAGTCGGTGTCGCCGAACGAATCGGCGACTCCGTCCGCATCGAGGCAACCGGCGTGACCGCGGTGAACGGCAAGGGTGTCACCGGCGAAGTCAACGGGACCACAGTCATGATCGGCAACGCAGCGCTGTTCGAACTCACCGAAATCCCTGCCGCTGTCCAGAACACCAGTGACGTGCTCCAAGGTCGGGGCCGAACCACCATGATCGTGAGTCACGGCGAGAAATTCCTTGGTGTCCTCGGTGTCATGGACACGCCTCGCAGCGACGCCAAATCTGCGATCGAGGTCCTCCGAAGCCTCGGGATCGACACCGTTGTCATGTTGTCCGGCGACAACCAGCGTGTCGCCTCAGCCGTGGCCGGCGAAGTGGGGATCACCGACGCTCGAGGCGGCCTGTTGCCAGCCGACAAAGTCGATGCCGTCCAAGACCTCGCCAACCACGGCGGGGTAGCCATGATCGGCGATGGCGTCAACGACGCACCAGCACTCGCCGCAGCGAGCGTCGGGATCGCAATGGGCGCAGCCGGGAGCGACGTGGCGCTCGAGACCGCCGACATCGCGCTGATGGCCGACCGGCTCGAACACCTACCCGTCGCCGTCGGCTTGGCCCGACGGGCCAGCCGAACGATCAAACAGAACCTCTTCTTCAGTCTCGCCGTCGTCGCCGTCCTGATCCCCATGACCATTCTCGGAGTCGGGATCAGTGTCGCAGTCATCGCACACGAGGGCAGCACACTCGTCGTGGTAGCCAATGCCCTCCTGCTGTTGAACTACCGGTCCGACTCCTGA
- a CDS encoding MarR family transcriptional regulator, which produces MPPNGTSHAQEFVGLIHAFGVLRTDSTPCGQPMSVSTAHAVCELATTGPLQQSELADRLGLTTSSVSRLVDQLERKEWAAREADPDEVDKRVRLVRLTERGHDIATTVLAARFARFERLLDKIDPAKHVQVFESLHLLREAADELR; this is translated from the coding sequence ATGCCACCGAATGGAACTAGCCACGCACAGGAGTTCGTCGGACTCATCCACGCCTTCGGTGTCCTGCGAACCGACAGCACCCCGTGTGGGCAACCCATGTCGGTGTCGACCGCCCACGCAGTCTGCGAGCTTGCGACCACCGGACCGCTCCAACAAAGCGAATTGGCCGACCGTCTCGGCCTCACGACGAGTTCAGTCAGCCGCCTGGTCGATCAGCTCGAACGCAAGGAGTGGGCAGCCAGGGAAGCTGACCCGGACGAGGTCGACAAGCGAGTCCGACTCGTCCGCCTCACCGAACGGGGACACGACATTGCAACGACGGTTCTTGCTGCCCGCTTTGCACGGTTCGAGCGCCTCCTCGACAAGATCGACCCCGCCAAGCACGTCCAGGTATTCGAATCCCTCCACCTTCTGAGAGAAGCTGCTGATGAACTTCGCTAG
- a CDS encoding saccharopine dehydrogenase NADP-binding domain-containing protein: protein MAEHATVVIGGAGVVGGHVARLLAQDGHRVLVSSRRLTTAAAAARSIEGAEPVVVDTDDPRWSLPDDAGLVIDCTGSGRLEVAQAAAAAGADLIDTTASSGHIASLEELDQAFASSGCRLLSSVGLAPGLSSVLANTVHRSEHPESILVQGVLDTRDEYGPGSTAFTLGKVGTEFADPATGERVRNYSGLTRPRLPAGFGRCLLGRVDFPDQYTLGSDLGVPVTTHYGFTNEVITAALAVLTRIRRARRALERVTSLIPEPTGTGPWLITAGTARRRVWATGTGQAYGTAVVTRLAARLLAGGGITPGHHRLYRHLALDPATIADLAEYGIAIAFDHHQLDPTRTIFGRQIAASASAAERDSTQ from the coding sequence GTGGCTGAGCACGCAACCGTCGTGATCGGCGGAGCCGGCGTCGTCGGGGGCCACGTGGCCCGGCTGCTCGCCCAGGATGGGCACAGAGTGTTGGTGTCGAGCCGCAGACTCACTACGGCTGCGGCGGCGGCTCGAAGCATCGAGGGCGCGGAACCAGTCGTCGTGGACACCGACGATCCCCGCTGGAGTCTCCCTGATGATGCCGGGCTCGTGATCGACTGCACCGGGAGCGGTCGGCTCGAGGTGGCACAAGCTGCGGCCGCAGCCGGCGCAGACCTCATCGACACGACGGCATCGAGTGGCCACATCGCGTCACTCGAAGAACTCGACCAGGCGTTTGCGAGCAGCGGCTGTCGCCTGTTGTCGAGCGTCGGCTTGGCGCCGGGGCTATCCAGCGTTCTCGCCAACACCGTTCATCGGTCCGAGCATCCCGAGTCGATTCTCGTGCAGGGGGTGCTCGACACCCGCGACGAGTACGGCCCCGGATCAACTGCCTTCACCCTCGGCAAGGTGGGCACCGAGTTCGCCGATCCCGCGACCGGGGAACGCGTGCGGAACTACAGCGGGCTGACGCGTCCGCGCTTGCCCGCCGGGTTCGGGCGTTGTCTGCTTGGCCGGGTTGACTTCCCCGACCAGTACACCCTCGGATCCGATCTTGGCGTGCCGGTGACCACCCACTACGGGTTCACCAACGAGGTCATCACCGCCGCTTTGGCTGTCCTCACACGCATCCGGCGTGCGCGCAGAGCGCTCGAGCGGGTCACGTCGCTGATTCCGGAACCCACTGGCACGGGCCCATGGTTGATCACCGCCGGAACAGCCCGTCGCCGGGTCTGGGCCACAGGAACCGGCCAGGCCTACGGCACTGCGGTGGTCACCCGCCTTGCAGCACGTCTGCTCGCCGGGGGCGGCATCACCCCTGGCCACCATCGTTTGTACCGGCATCTCGCCCTCGATCCAGCGACCATTGCCGACCTCGCCGAGTACGGCATCGCGATCGCATTCGACCATCACCAACTCGACCCAACCCGAACCATCTTCGGTCGCCAGATTGCGGCCTCGGCGAGCGCAGCAGAAAGAGACAGCACACAGTGA
- a CDS encoding multicopper oxidase family protein — MTSATASTHEQHERSPSKTLVRIALAVALASVVAVAAFFVVRVTGSGASLKSELEDEFAGAYPAEPVGGGEVIDIELVAAPATIEIIDQPTDVWAYNGTVPGPALRAALGDTVRITVRNDLPASTTIHWHGIRVPNDMDGVPGVNQTHIEPGDTFVYEFTPPDAGTFWYHSHTNGSEQLERGLYGSIVIDEPPTANPDTYAQDVVWVIDDWLLTEDAQLDPDFDTAADRTHNGRWGNVITVNATLGETLEAQPGERIRLRLINASNGRAYTLDFGKLEANLVAVDGLTVGEVGDAAGLVLAPGNRADVDITLPATPGTYVVNDTFVGTPQPLATIVVQGETAADSSFAPTTNDNVPDWAAAAEAEIDQELIFETSNRDGEWVWTINGEVFGEHTPVEVTEGEFTKIKLTNQTHPMHPIHLHGQFFKVLSRNGEPVDEPYFRDTVLLNMLDEVEIGMVPLDVGDWVLHCHIQEHAEAGMMTVMTVTPAAD, encoded by the coding sequence GTGACCTCAGCAACCGCCAGCACCCACGAGCAACACGAGCGATCGCCGTCGAAGACGTTGGTGCGCATTGCCCTCGCCGTCGCTCTGGCCTCGGTCGTGGCCGTTGCCGCTTTCTTCGTGGTTCGAGTCACCGGAAGCGGTGCGTCACTCAAGTCGGAACTCGAGGACGAGTTCGCCGGCGCCTACCCGGCTGAGCCTGTCGGCGGCGGAGAGGTCATCGACATCGAGCTGGTCGCTGCCCCAGCAACGATCGAAATCATCGACCAGCCAACCGACGTGTGGGCCTACAACGGCACCGTCCCGGGACCCGCGCTCCGGGCCGCCCTCGGCGACACCGTCCGCATCACCGTCCGCAACGACCTACCCGCATCGACCACCATCCACTGGCACGGAATCCGCGTCCCCAACGACATGGACGGCGTCCCCGGCGTCAACCAAACCCACATCGAACCGGGCGACACCTTCGTCTACGAGTTCACCCCACCCGACGCCGGAACCTTCTGGTACCACTCACACACCAACGGCAGCGAACAACTCGAACGCGGCCTCTACGGCAGCATCGTCATCGACGAGCCACCCACCGCCAACCCCGACACCTACGCACAGGACGTGGTGTGGGTCATCGACGACTGGCTCCTCACCGAAGACGCACAACTCGACCCCGACTTCGACACCGCAGCCGACCGGACCCACAACGGACGCTGGGGCAACGTGATCACCGTCAACGCCACACTCGGCGAGACCCTCGAAGCCCAACCCGGGGAACGGATTCGCCTCCGGCTGATCAACGCATCGAACGGACGAGCCTACACCCTCGACTTCGGCAAACTCGAAGCCAACCTCGTCGCCGTAGATGGCTTGACCGTTGGCGAGGTGGGTGACGCCGCTGGGCTCGTCCTTGCTCCCGGCAACCGCGCCGATGTCGACATCACCCTGCCGGCCACCCCCGGAACCTACGTCGTCAACGACACGTTCGTCGGCACACCCCAGCCGCTGGCCACGATCGTCGTGCAGGGCGAAACTGCTGCAGATTCATCCTTCGCACCGACGACCAATGACAATGTGCCCGATTGGGCGGCCGCAGCCGAAGCAGAGATCGACCAGGAGCTCATCTTCGAGACCAGCAATCGAGACGGCGAATGGGTGTGGACCATCAACGGCGAGGTCTTCGGCGAGCACACCCCCGTCGAGGTCACCGAGGGTGAGTTCACCAAGATCAAGCTCACCAACCAAACCCATCCGATGCACCCAATCCACCTCCACGGACAGTTCTTCAAAGTCCTGTCACGAAATGGCGAACCCGTCGACGAACCGTACTTCCGGGACACCGTGCTCTTGAACATGCTCGACGAGGTCGAAATCGGCATGGTCCCCCTCGACGTCGGCGACTGGGTACTGCACTGCCACATCCAAGAACACGCCGAGGCCGGAATGATGACCGTCATGACGGTCACCCCAGCTGCTGACTAG
- a CDS encoding cytochrome c encodes MAPRQTFDRLLRVLAPAGLAVGLTLIVGACGSDAATFETAGGGAGNELGAEVYANSCAACHGADLKGTDKGPSHLSIVYEPNHHGDDSFRSAIANGAQQHHWTFGDMAPVTGLSDDEVVAVIAFVRSEQERQGFEQ; translated from the coding sequence ATGGCACCTCGACAAACCTTCGATCGACTTCTTCGAGTTCTCGCCCCGGCCGGTCTCGCTGTCGGCCTGACACTGATTGTCGGTGCGTGCGGGTCTGACGCTGCAACGTTCGAAACCGCTGGAGGCGGCGCCGGCAACGAGCTCGGCGCCGAGGTCTATGCGAATTCGTGCGCAGCGTGTCACGGAGCCGACCTGAAGGGCACCGACAAGGGACCATCACACCTCTCCATCGTCTACGAACCCAACCATCACGGTGATGACTCGTTCCGCTCGGCCATTGCCAACGGAGCGCAACAGCATCACTGGACCTTCGGCGACATGGCGCCGGTCACTGGCCTCTCCGATGACGAGGTCGTGGCGGTCATCGCCTTCGTTCGTTCCGAGCAGGAACGGCAAGGCTTCGAACAGTGA